In Roseibium algicola, the DNA window CACGGCCTCGGCTCCTTATGAGTCACGGTTGGTTTTCGATTGAGCGTTTTCCAGTTCGCGCTCAAGCGCCTCTATTTTCAGGGCTGCATCTCGCATGGTTCCAGAGATGGCCAAAGCCTCACCAATTTCAATGTTTCCGCCTAGACTGATGAGTTCAGAACCGTTGCGCAGTCTGCCCGGCAGGTTCGTGAAACGCGCGCTGTATCGCATCCTCCGCTCCTCTATTTCACCCGGCCATGTTCCCGAAGGCTGTACCAGGTCGATTGTTTGAACTTCGGAAAACGCGGATTGCCATCTTCCCCGAGAAGCGCCCGCACTGAAGCTGTGCGGCCTGCCGGGTTTCTAACCTCAGACCCATGCCACGCGGCTTGGATAAGCTGACAATCTGCGTCTGAATAATTGTGCTCTTTCGGGCGTCCTGGACCTGCCTGCTGGCGCTTATCACCGGCAAGGGCGCTGATTGCATCCTTGTACATGTCCAGCATGTCATCACCGCTCTTGCAGTTCCGGCCAGTCTCAAATTCCTGAACAACCACGCCGATTTTGCGCAGTGCGTCCGTGACTTCGTTCAGCGTCTCACGCGGCGCTCGGTCGCCCTTCTTCCGCTTCCGGTCTGCGACAAGCTCGTATCGGTAAACGCCGAGCCAATAGCCCTTGCGGAGTATAGGCGGCGCGCCTTCTTCCGTGGTGCCGATCAGGTCTTTGATACCCATTCCGCCACGCCCTTCGATGATCCATCGATCCGGGCTGTAGCCCTCTCGGATGGCCGCGGCTTTCTGCGTCTCAGCGGACAGCCGTTTCAGCGGGCGGATGTAGGCGATTTTCATTGGTGCGCGATCATTCATGAAACCTGTTTACGGCAAACCGTGTCATGTTTCTACAATTTTTAAAAATGCATGTCAATGTTTCTTGAATAATTTGGATATGCATGTTAATGATTTCTCACACTCAAGCACCGGAGAGCCAAAATGTTGTTCGACCCCGCAACTTTTTCCGCAAACGGCAAGACCGAATACGGCTATGACGTCGGCGTTGTGCAGTCTGAGAAGTTTGGTGAATTGAAAGCCGTTCGTAACAAGTACGGCGTCAGTGTTTATGGCTTCGTTGGCCGCTATCGCACATCACCTAAGCCCTGGCCTGCTCATGTGCAGATCAGCGCGGAAAACCGCGAAATGGTGCACTTTGGCCGCGACGAGCGCTCTGGCCGCTTCAACAAACACAATGCGATCAGCTTTGAGCCTGAAATCTATGCAGAACTGACCAATCCGGCGTTCTGGGAAGCTGTGTGAAGAAAGGCCCCTAACTATGAAAATGGACCGCAATATCAACGAAGGTGGCTACGGCAAGTATGCGCTGATCAAGCTGCGCAAACTAACCGATTTCATTGATCCGAGTGACCCGTTTCAGAAGGTCAACAAGGACATCGCCGACGCGCTGGAACTGCTCGAAGAGAACGGAATTTTGGATCGCGGCCTTGTCGGCACCGAAGCGGAATTCATGGTGATCCGTCTCAAGGATAAATACGCGGCAGCAGCCCTGGAGGCCTACGCAGATGCGGCCGAAAAAGATGACCCGGAATGGGCTGCCGAGATCCGCGAAATGATCCCACGCGCTGGCGAGAATTCGCCGTGGTGCAAGCGTCCCGATTAATCAGACTTGAAAGGCCCGTCATGGATCTGGTGAAACGCCTACACGACTGGACAAGCAGCAAACTGCATGACCGCAGGCTTAAGCGCTGGGGCATGACGCGCACCTGTCCTTGGTGCCTTCAGTGCGTCGAAACCGACGGCAAGCACGAGATGAAAACGTGCGAGGAAAATCCGTTCCACATGCGACCAGCTCACCCAGGCCGGTTGCTCCTGATCGATGCTGACAATCGCAACAACGCTGTCAAGCCCGACGACAACGCCTAATGGTGGCTCTGCTGGATCAAGGCCGGCCAGAACGTAGGACGTGAACAGCGGCCGCGTGAAGTCCTCCCTGCGCCGCGCCTTGCCAACCCTGCGTTCATACAGGCCATGCGGGCAATATGCGCGAATGTTCAGCTCTAGCAGATCCTCGATGGCGCGCGCTTCCATCTTTGGTCTGGTGCGCACTGCTACCCATCGCAGCATGTGAAGCGGCAGGGATGGCGCGCGGTATGGTTCAACGCGGCGTTTCTTGGCCTGCGATTGGGCGAGCCATCGGGCGCGGTCTGCTGGCGTGTATGGAGCGCTGTTCAAGCCCGCAAACTCCCGAACGTCTCGGTATGCGCACCGCTCTGCACATGATCAATGAAGCTCATCACTTGGGCGCACAAATTATCAATCGTATCGTGATTAACGACGATGAAATCCGCCTTGAAATCCATCAGCTCAGACGGATGCAAGATTGCCTCATCGTCCTCGCCGCGCAGGATTCGCACCACAATTCCGCCGACTGAGCGCACCGCGTCTGCCTCATTCGAAAAGCGCACGTCCTCGCAAACGACATCACCAGCCGGAAGGTTTTCCTTCCAAGCGTTCGTCCAGATGTCAGGAGAGATCATTTCACGACCCCATTCCGTGCCGAGCGTCTGCATGGCAAAGCGTGGCGTCTTGCCGCCGAGCAGCGACGTTGGAACTTGCTTCAGATTGCCTTCAATATGCAGATCGGACAGCCCCAAGGTCCGCAGCATGTTCTTGAGCGGATCAGCCATGCGATGGCGCTTGAAGCCGTTCTTGCTTTCCAAGTACTCGGCAACGGTTGATTTTCCGCATCCAATGCGGCCGGCAAGTCCGATGATCATGACTTTTCCCCGCGCACAATTTCATAAGTCTCAGTTGAGATTTCCGCCTTTGCGATTGACCCAACAGCTGTGAAGTCAATTCGAAGACTTTCAGCAGAAGACTTCCTGAGCGTGTCGGTGATTGCATCCATGATCTTGTTCTGATCTTGCACATCACCAATCATTTCAAGCTTGATGATCATTTCCAGCGCCTCGCTGCATACTGGCCCCAATACATCGGCCAAACGAGAAAAGACATGACGCACGCAATGACGACGCCGAGGATGTCGTTCATTTTCTTTTGAACAATCGCATGCCCGGCCGTAAACATGGCAACAATCGCCCATGCAATGAGGAACCAAGTCAAACCATCACCTCCAACGTTGCAAACTCTGCCTTGTGCAGCACTTCCGCCATCAGCCGAACGCCTGGCGGGGTATCCTTGGGAATGATCGTCGGCACCGCTTCAATCTCGGCCCTGCAAGCGATCTGCCAGCGGGTTATTGCCTCGTCTCGCGTGTTGCCTTGCGTGCAGATATCGCGATACATGCCTTGACAGATGTGCTTGCCTGTCGATGGACAGCGAAACAGCGCAACGCGAAAGGTGAGATTGGCGGGCTGCTTCATTCCACCGCCTTTGGCTTGACGTTGATGCGGTAAGTTTCTTTGCGTCCACCCAACCCGCAGCTATCAAGAAATATGTCGGCATCTCTGCGACTATCCCACAAGCCACCAAAGAAATGCTCGCCGCCTGTGACGTATACATGAACCGAACCTGGTCGAATTTCTTTATCTGAACCGAACAACGGTCTGCACATCTTCGCCACTCAAACCTCCTGACCTGACCGGCAATAAGCGCCGGCCTTGTTGCGTATCCAAAGCACGTCGCCTTGCTTCGCCTTCACACGCACAATCACGTGCTCAGCTACCCATTCATGTTGCAGCCGAGCAGTTCTGAGAAACTGCGCCAGCTCAGCCGGTGACAGGCACGTGGTTTCGTTCGTGCTTGGCGGGCGTTCGTTGCTGGCCATTGCTGGCGAGGTGAGAGCGAGAAGGACGGCGAGCGTGCGGGTCATGGCTTTGCTTCTGCCGCAAGCTGCGCCTTCGCAAGCTCAAGAAGATGGTTCCATGTCGCTACAATTATACGAGCGTGCGCGGCTGAGTTCGGACTTGGCCCCG includes these proteins:
- the nusG gene encoding transcription termination/antitermination protein NusG, translated to MNSAPYTPADRARWLAQSQAKKRRVEPYRAPSLPLHMLRWVAVRTRPKMEARAIEDLLELNIRAYCPHGLYERRVGKARRREDFTRPLFTSYVLAGLDPAEPPLGVVVGLDSVVAIVSIDQEQPAWVSWSHVERIFLARFHLVLAVGFDALKAPRTGARHAPALKPAVMQFAACPVV